A stretch of Arachis hypogaea cultivar Tifrunner chromosome 15, arahy.Tifrunner.gnm2.J5K5, whole genome shotgun sequence DNA encodes these proteins:
- the LOC112751309 gene encoding inositol oxygenase 2-like produces the protein MSTAEVAKNMAQSSETNDESSKGFDAPDTNAFGHSFRSYDAESERQKGVEEFYKQQHINQTYDYVKKMREEYGKFNKGEMGIWECCELLNSVVDDSDPDLDEPQIQHLLQSAEAIRKDFPDEDWMHLTALIHDLGKILLLPQFGSLPQWAVVGDTFPVGCAFDKSNVHYKYFEQNPDFNNPKYNTKNGIYEEGCGLDKVMMSWGHDDYMYMVCLANGTTLPPPALFIIRYHSFYPLHREGAYKQFMNESDHEGLKWLHTFNKYDLYSKSKVKVDVEKVKPYYMSLINKYFPEKLKW, from the exons ATGTCAACCGCTG aagttgCAAAGAACATGGCACAATCATCAGAAACCAATGATGAATCATCCAAGGGATTTGATGCTCCAGACACCAATGCATTTGGACATTCATTCAG GAGCTATGATGCTGAAAGTGAAAGGCAAAAGGGTGTAGAGGAATTCTATAAGCAACAACACATCAACCAGACATATGACTAT GTGAAGAAAATGAGAGAGGAGTATGGGAAATTCAACAAAGGAGAAATGGGTATATGGGAATGTTGTGAGCTTCTCAATTCAGTGGTGGATGACAGTGATCCTGATTTGGATGAACCTCAAATCCAACATTTATTACAATCTGCTGAAGCTATTAGAAAAGATTTTCCCGATGAAGATTGGATGCATTTGACTGCTCTTATCCATG atctTGGAAAGatccttcttcttcctcaattTGGTTCACTTCCTCAATGGGCTGTCGTTG GTGACACATTCCCCGTTGGGTGTGCTTTTGATAAGTCAAATGTTCACTATAAG TATTTCGAGCAAAATCCTGATTTTAACAACCCTAAATATAACACTAAAAATGGGATTTATGAAGAAGGATGTGGACTAGACAAAGTAATGATGTCATGGGGTCATGACGACTACATGTATATG GTTTGTTTGGCAAATGGAACTACTTTGCCTCCACCAGCATTGTTCATTATCAGATATCACTCTTTCTACC CTTTACATAGGGAAGGAGCATATAAACAATTCATGAATGAATCAGATCATGAGGGTTTGAAGTGGCTCCATACATTCAA caAATATGATCTCTACAGCAAGAGCAAAGTCAAAGTTGATGTTGAAAAAGTCAAGCCTTATTACATGTCTCTCATTAACAAG tatttcccagaaaagcttaagtgGTGA